One Amaranthus tricolor cultivar Red isolate AtriRed21 chromosome 1, ASM2621246v1, whole genome shotgun sequence DNA window includes the following coding sequences:
- the LOC130821633 gene encoding DNA-3-methyladenine glycosylase 1 — translation MNTALPSSPSHSHPTSTHTATPPPPPPPPPPSSADGVLTIPFPMADQQNTNTPPAVNPRPPTKLPSRPRKIPKLSPDTPNPSTNQIIISPRQPRLLNQTHRYPSLSSPNQIQIAIKHLRASDPVLAKLIDLHNPPTFDSFQTPFLALTKSILYQQLAFKAGTSIYSRFVSLCGGESGVIPETVLSLTPQQLRQIGVSGRKTSYLHDLARKYQNGILSDSAIISMDDKSLFTMLTMVNGIGSWSVHMFMIFSLHRPDVLPVNDLGIRKGVHLLYDLEDLPRPSQMEQLCEKWRPYRSVACWYIWRFMDANHPSSNSGVVTAPAGAAAIALQLQTQQQQQTQQQLQQQQQQHQPHFIDPLNIINLR, via the exons ATGAATACCGCTCTTCCTTCATCTCCCTCTCACTCTCACCCAACCTCAACCCACACGGCAACTCCGCCACCGCCTCCGCCACCGCCTCCGCCGTCTTCCGCCGATGGAGTTCTAACAATTCCATTTCCAATGGCCGATCAACAGAACACCAACACACCTCCTGCCGTCAATCCCCGGCCACCAACCAAACTCCCTTCCCGTCCACGCAAAATCCCCAAACTATCTCCAGACACTCCTAACCCATCtacaaatcaaatcataatctcTCCCCGACAACCAAGATTACTCAATCAAACCCATCGTTACCCTTCTCTTTCATCTCCCAATCAAATTCAAATCGCCATTAAACATCTCAGAGCTTCCGATCCTGTTCTTGCTAAACTGATTGACCTCCATAACCCTCCTacttttgattcatttcaaaCCCCTTTTCTTGCTTTGACCAAAAGCATTTTATACCAACAACTTGCTTTCAAAGCTGGTACTTCTATCTACTCCCGTTTTGTTTCCCTTTGTGGGGGTGAATCTGGGGTCATTCCTGAAACTGTTTTATCTTTAACCCCTCAACAACTTCGTCAAATTGGGGTTTCTGGGCGTAAAACTAGTTACCTTCATGATCTTGCAAGGAAATACCAAAATGGGATTTTATCAGATTCTGCTATTATTAGTATGGATGATAAGTCTTTGTTTACTATGCTTACTATGGTTAATGGAATTGGGTCTTGGTCTgttcatatgtttatgatttTCTCTTTGCATAGACCTGATGTTCTTCCTGTTAATGATTTGGGGATTAGGAAAGGGGTTCATTTGCTTTATGATTTAGAGGATTTGCCTAGACCTTCTCAAATGGAACAACTTTGTGAAAAATGGCGTCCTTATAGGTCTGTTGCTTGTTGGTATATTTGGAGATTTATGGATGCTAATCATCCTTCTTCTAATTCTGGTGTGGTAACCGCCCCCGCTGGTGCTGCTGCTATTGCTTTGCAACTGCAAACACAGCAGCAACAGCAAACACAGCAGCAGCTGcagcaacaacaacagcaacacCAGCCGCATTTTATTGATCCCCTTAATATTATCAATCTCCG ATGA